From Rutidosis leptorrhynchoides isolate AG116_Rl617_1_P2 chromosome 3, CSIRO_AGI_Rlap_v1, whole genome shotgun sequence, a single genomic window includes:
- the LOC139900543 gene encoding F-box/FBD/LRR-repeat protein At1g13570-like: MFLFASYSGGVSDFMSHGDRPNFRLGSRLSDTTFGVYMMKTQCVSSDRISSLPENIIETILSLMPIRDALRTSILSKRWRYCWMTMPKLVFDHNLVRAISGTGILLKYKLVNAIFHVLLMHNCPAIIKFELDVDKMDMETEFHPIILYLSRRTNVKDLIIDNNTSDIFYKLPTSFFLIQGLESLELMGCDLEPPLTFNGFNKLRKIDFDDVQVSTKDLQHFLSSCPLLEEVILGDYEEEYVEENSFKFVQLFQCVPLVHTLDISKDYMKYLTAGGMPNKLPTSLHLKDVRLDVCLRELDVISSVLCIIRSSPNLGRLFFVMRDNEKLPIQESSIKFADLRDDLSLTLDNLEIFEVVYFSNISCEMEFVKLIMCKSPILEIAQIELKDNVSADDELKIVRDMERFPRASPSAQLIIERRPMTEDS, translated from the exons ATGTTTCTATTTGCCTCTTATTCTGGAGGAGTGTCTGATTTCATGTCTCATGGAGACAGACCAAATTTCAGATTAGGTAGCAGGTTAAGTGATACA ACTTTTGGAGTGTATATGATGAAAACTCAATGTGTAAGTTCGGATAGAATCAGCTCACTTCCTGAAAACATAATCGAAACAATTTTAAGTCTTATGCCAATCCGAGATGCATTGAGAACCAGCATTTTGTCAAAGAGATGGAGGTATTGCTGGATGACTATGCCCAAACTTGTATTTGATCACAACTTGGTTCGAGCGATATCTGGTACTGGAATTTTGTTGAAATATAAGCTAGTCAATGCGATCTTCCATGTTTTGTTAATGCACAACTGTCCGGCGATAATAAAGTTCGAGCTTGATGTCGACAAAATGGACATGGAAACCGAGTTTCACCCGATCATACTATATCTGTCTAGGAGAACTAATGTGAAAGATTTGATCATTGATAATAATACTTCAGACATCTTCTACAAATTACCTACATCGTTCTTTTTGATACAAGGGTTAGAATCTTTAGAGCTAATGGGTTGTGATCTTGAACCTCCATTGACTTTTAATGGATTTAATAAGTTGAGGAAGATTGACTTTGATGATGTTCAGGTTTCTACTAAAGACCTTCAACATTTCCTCTCAAGTTGCCCACTACTTGAGGAAGTCATTTTG GGTGATTATGAAGAAGAATATGTAGAAGAAAACTCCTTTAAGTTTGTACAACTTTTCCAGTGTGTGCCCTTAGTTCATACTTTAGATATCTCAAAAGATTACATGAAG TACTTGACTGCAGGTGGTATGCCGAATAAGCTTCCAACTTCGCTTCACCttaaagatgttcgtttggatgtgTGCCTAAGGGAACTAGATGTCATTTCATCTGTCCTTTGCATAATCAGGAGCTCCCCAAATCTTGGGCGACTTTTCTTTGTG ATGCGTGATAATGAGAAGTTACCGATTCAAGAAAGTTCCATTAAGTTTGCTGATCTCCGAGACGACTTGAGTTTGACCTTAGATAATCTTGAGATATTTGAAGTAGTTTATTTTAGTAACATTTCGTGTGAGATGGAATTTGTGAAACTGATCATGTGTAAGTCGCCTATACTGGAGATAGCACAAATTGAGCTTAAGGACAATGTTTCTGCTGACGATGAACTGAAGATTGTTAGAGATATGGAACGTTTTCCACGTGCATCAccttcagcacaattaattatagaACGACGCCCAATGACAGAAGATTCTTAA
- the LOC139900544 gene encoding uncharacterized protein, translating into MSNYTVGPTNAAAIGPEMLGDSNRLVSVLGEPACGGIRNSEGNMEFSGGIRNSEGNMGGDLEGMQRFFYHSCPKKTDPVGLNEYHPISLIGSFYKVIAKLLSNRLKKVIPNLVGFKQSAFIKGRNILDGALIANETLSFLKHKRIKSVIFKVDFEKAFDCLSWDFLIEIMEIMGFGYKWRKWIMACLKSASISVLVNGSLTSEFNLERGYADDTIFFGSWSEGNIRNLMKLLKCFELTSGLKVNFHKSNLIGIGVDKIQVENMARLFRCKVGSTTFIYLGLPVGGNMKKEENWKPVLNKFEKRLSDWRARSILFGGRLTLVKSVLNSLPLYYFSLFRAPPCVIKELECGIINTGANIEETGLAFRNFFVKEIGDGASTSFWNDDWIGNEKLKNKFKRLSRLEPNLDVTIQDRLSWDGASCEGKWAWTREPSGRANDELQRLNDMISIVKFNPQARDRWKWKAGGGEHFTTKELTNLINSRVLITNISLHETLSNKLVPKKIEVFVWRARKKRIPVLVELDKRGIDLDSVRYPLCDDDIKTVDHSMIGCKHALEVWSKVFDWWGRGGVPYVNVEDLFLDSGQATSFVGKLLWQADLSSNVCV; encoded by the exons ATGTCAAATTACACAGTTGGGCCGACAAATGCAGCTGCTATTGGGCCAGAAATGTTGGGTGATAGTAACAGGCTTGTCTCAGTTTTAGGTGAGCCTGCTTGTGGTGGAATTCGTAACAGTGAAGGAAACATGGAGTTTAGTGGTGGAATTCGCAACAGTGAAGGAAACATGGG GGGAGATCTCGAAGGGATGCAACGCTTCTTTTATCACTCTTGTCCCAAAAAAACGGATCCCGTTGGCTTGAATGAGTATCACCCAATTAGTTTAATTGGTAGCTTTTACAAGGTGATTGCAAAACTTCTTTCTAATCGTCTTAAAAAAGTTATCCCTAATCTTGTTGGGTTTAAACAAAGTGCTTTTATAAAAGGTAGGAATATCTTAGATGGGGCTCTTATTGCTAATGAAACACTTTCGTTTTTAAAACATAAGCGCATCAAAAGTGTTATTTTCAAAGTGGATTTCGAGAAAGCCTTTGACTGTCTTAGTTGGGATTTTTTAATCGAAATAATGGAAATTATGGGATTCGGGTATAAATGGAGAAAATGGATAATGGCATGTTTAAAGTCGGCTTCTATCTCGGTACTTGTTAACGGGTCGCTGACAAGTGAATTCAACTTAGAGCGGGGG TACGCAGATGATACCATCTTCTTTGGATCATGGagtgaaggaaatattaggaatcttATGAAACTTCTCAAATGCTTTGAACTAACATCGGGACTTAAGGTTAATTTCCACAAAAGTAACCTTATTGGAATTGGGGTTGATAAGATTCAAGTTGAGAATATGGCTCGGTTATTTCGTTGCAAAGTTGGTTCTACTACTTTTATTTACCTTGGGCTTCCGGTTGGTGGTAACATGAAAAAAGAAGAGAATTGGAAACCGGTTTTAAACAAGTTTGAAAAGAGACTTTCGGATTGGAGGGCTAGATCGATTTTATTTGGTGGGCGCTTGACTCTTGTTAAATCGGTGTTGAATAGTCTCccgttgtactacttctcgctcttcCGTGCTCCGCCATGTGTGATTAAAGAACTTGAGTGT GGGATTATAAATACGGGGGCAAACATTGAAGAAACCGGTCTTGCTTTTAGAAACTTTTTTGTGAAGGAAATAGGTGACGGAgcttctacttcattttggaacgaCGATTGGATTGGAAATGAGAAGCTTAAAAACAAGTTCAAAAGACTCTCAAGACTAGAGCCGAATTTAGACGTTACAATTCAAGATAGACTTTCATGGGATGGAGCAAGTTGTGAAGGCAAATGGGCGTGGACAAGAGAACCAAGTGGTCGGGCAAACGATGAATTACAAAGGTTAAATGACATGATTTCAATCGTGAAGTTTAACCCACAAGCAAGAGACAGATGGAAATGGAAGGCGGGTGGGGGTGAACATTTCACTACAAAAGAACTTACAAATTTGATCAACTCGAGGGTATTAATTACAAATATTTCTTTGCACGAGACATTGAGTAATAAGTTGGTACCGAAAAAAATTGAAGTTTTTGTGTGGCGAGCAAGAAAAAAACGCATTCCGGTGTTGGTGGAACTTGACAAAAGAGGTATCGATTTAGATTCAGTTAGATACCCATTGTGCGACGATGATATTAAGACGGTTGATCACTCCATGATTGGTTGTAAACACGCCTTAGAAGTATGGAGCAAGGTGTTTGATTGGTGGGGTCGCGGTGGGGTACCATATGTTAACGTTGAGGACCTTTTTCTAGACTCGGGACAAGCAACTTCATTTGTCGGTAAACTACTTTGGCAAGCG GATCTTAGTAGTAATGTTTGTGTATAA